The following proteins are co-located in the Ictalurus punctatus breed USDA103 chromosome 14, Coco_2.0, whole genome shotgun sequence genome:
- the irx3b gene encoding iroquois-class homeodomain protein IRX-3b, whose amino-acid sequence MALPQLGYKYVRALYPTDRAGMLAGRVGAELSPTSSISNSLSMYGSPFSASQAYSAFLPYSSDISVLNHLASPYELKESPGMQHPGFPAAHPAFFPYSQYQYGDASRPKNATRESTSTLKAWLSEHRKNPYPTKGEKIMLAIITKMTLTQVSTWFANARRRLKKENKMTWVPKTQPDEEGNVYPSDNEGEEEDKRDDDDDDEEIDLENIDTENIENKEDSDCRDELRSDSKITETDRSDSDTSEGFEDTQGQEKSFVKNSGMKDRDSCADGQRDEDRKSPTAEPLRNLNPAQKPKIWSLAETATTPDHPKKSAVMSRTAVQSSVGNMHNWTKMAISAQQLALTHHYFGLKQPSNNVMINKYADARTHAL is encoded by the exons ATGGCTCTCCCGCAGCTCGGCTATAAGTATGTGAGAGCGCTGTATCCCACTGATCGGGCCGGAATGCTGGCGGGCCGTGTGGGTGCCGAGCTCAGTCCGACCAGCAGCATCTCTAACTCCCTCTCTATGTACGGATCTCCGTTCAGCGCTAGCCAGGCATACAGCGCCTTCCTGCCCTACTCCAGCGACATCTCCGTGCTCAACCACCTG GCCAGTCCATACGAGCTGAAAGAGAGTCCCGGCATGCAACACCCTGGGTTTCCCGCTGCGCACCCAGCTTTCTTCCCTTACAGTCAGTATCAGTATGGAGATGCGTCCCGACCCAAAAACGCTACCCGCGAGAGCACAAGTACACTGAAGGCCTGGCTGAGCGAACACAGGAAGAACCCATATCCCACCAAGGGCGAGAAGATCATGCTGGCCATCATCACCAAAATGACCCTCACCCAGGTGTCCACCTGGTTCGCCAACGCGCGCAGGAGACTGAAGAAGGAGAACAAGATGACCTGGGTACCAAAGACACAACCGGACGAGGAGGGAAACGTTTACCCCAGCGACAACGAGGGTGAGGAGGAGGACAAGcgggacgacgacgacgacgacgaggAGATCGACCTGGAGAACATCGACACGGAGAACATCGAAAACAAGGAGGACTCGGACTGTCGGGACGAGCTCAGATCGGATTCAAAAATCACGGAAACGGACAGGAGTGACTCAGACACGTCCGAGGGGTTTGAGGACACGCAGGGACAGGAGAAAAGTTTTGTAAAAAACAGCGGGATGAAAGACAGAGATAGCTGCGCGGACGGACAGAGGGACGAGGACAGGAAAAGCCCCACAGCAGAGCCCTTGAGGAATCTAAACCCAGCACAAAAGCCCAAAATTTGGTCTTTGGCCGAAACAGCAACGACACCAGATCATCCGAAAAAGTCTGCAGTAATGAGCAGGACTGCTGTGCAGAGCTCTGTGGGGAACATGCACAACTGGACAAAAATGGCCATTTCTGCTCAGCAGCTCGCATTAACACACCATTACTTTGGACTTAAACAGCCGAGCAACAACGTTATGATTAACAAGTACGCAGACGCCAGGACTCACGCCTTATGA